Sequence from the Bacillota bacterium genome:
CACTGCCATCTATCAATCGGGGTTTGCCGTGCTGCGCCGTAGCGAGATGCCCGCGGTACTGATAGAGGTCGCCTACATCAATAACGAAAAGGACCGGGCGAAGCTCAAAGACCCCAAGTTCCAGCAAAAGGTGGCTGAAGCGATTGTGGCAGGGCTGAAAGCGTATATCGAAGGGGAGCGCGAAGAGCAGGTTGCCGAGGGACAGGAGGTTCATATACGCCCTGCCTCGGACAAGAAGGAAAGCGAGCCACCTGTGCAGATACCGGAGCAGTTGTAAATGAGAACCTTACGCTGGATACTGGTTGTCGTTTTGCTGTCCGTGCTGGCTTTTGGTGGAGGATACTGGTATGCCAGCCGCCGCCCCGAACTGGCTCCCAGACCTACCGGCGTCATCGCAAAGCCGTCGGTTGTGGTGTATGTGCCGCGTTTCGCAGACAACCGCACCGAATGGGAAGCCAAGCCCGTGCCCGTAGGGGAAGGCGAGGACCCATTGCGTATCGCCTTAGAGCACCTGCTGATTACCCGTGACACCCCCTTCCCGCAGGGCACGCGCCTGCTGCGGGTGAGCGTGAAGGATGGGCTGGCGGAGGTGGACTTCAGCCGCGAGCTGATAGACAACTTCCCCGGCGGTTCCACCACCGAAGCGATGATTGTCGAAAGCCTGTGCAAGACGCTGGCGCAGTTTTCCGATGTGGAAAAGGTGCGCATTCTGGTGGAAGGCAATCGGATAGACACCATCGGAGAACATATAGACCTGAGCCAGCCCGTGGCAGTACGCCCGAATGCTTCATGACAGGGATATCAGCCCGCGATTGATGAATGATTGGAACATGTAGCCGCACCCTTTAGGGTGCGGCTACAGATACTGTCTTTCAGCCCCCCTGCCTCTCTACGCCCACGAGGACGGCAAATCGACGCTACTATCCCAGTTCCTGTCGTGTTGCGATGGGGACATAACCCACTTCCAGCCCCTTAGGTGGCGTTACTATCTGGGCAGGGTCCAGTTCAGCCAGCTTGCCAGCGGCGGGCGGAGGAAGATAGTTGCGGTCTCTGCTCCACATTTTGTGGAGTTTCTCCACCTTTGCCTGCATCGCTTCCCGTTCCCTTCTGGTCAAGCCAGCATTCAGTAATGCCGGCTGGTCTGCAAACCTGTACCAGTAATACGTCACGATGCTCCCATCGCCCAGCCGAACTTTGAACGGTCCTGCCACCGGACCCGGATTTCTCCAGCAGCTCCGTAGGTCATCGATGGGCGTGGTGTAGGGTTCTGGCTTTGGCTCAACAGGACGAGTAAACTTCACCTCCTTCAGGCGGGTTTCGACAGGAACTTCCTCGGGCATTACAGGAACCCATCTGGCTCGCTGTCCATCGCCAGCGGTCTCCATGCGGTAATACTCCGGCAAAATGATGAAACTGCGGTATCTCCTCACAAACCTGGGGTTCCATCTGTATCCATAAGTGTAGGGGTCCACAAGGACCGGTGTGGCGAATGCGTTCCAGTCTACGGGAACTTTCGTTTCGCTACTTCCTTTCTGG
This genomic interval carries:
- a CDS encoding GerMN domain-containing protein — its product is MRTLRWILVVVLLSVLAFGGGYWYASRRPELAPRPTGVIAKPSVVVYVPRFADNRTEWEAKPVPVGEGEDPLRIALEHLLITRDTPFPQGTRLLRVSVKDGLAEVDFSRELIDNFPGGSTTEAMIVESLCKTLAQFSDVEKVRILVEGNRIDTIGEHIDLSQPVAVRPNAS